The segment cctacagaaaatactagaaggataactacatccaagaaaacacaggaaaagagTAATGTCATACCAGCAAAAGCAAGGGaggcacaaacacactcacactaacaccactaatataaaaataacaggaaatagcaatcattggtcattaatatctctcaacatcaatgaactcaattccctaatacaaagacacaggctaacaaaaTGGAttggaaaacaggatccatcattctgcttgcatacaagaaacacacctcagcaatgaagagagacattacctcagagtaaaatgctagaacaaagttttccaagcaaagtgacctaagaaacaagctggagtagccatcctaatatctaacaaaatagactttcaaccaaaactaaTCACTACAGACCAGAAAGGTATTTCATactcatcagaggaaaaaaatctatgaagaTGCTATCTCAAATTTGAACATCTattccccaaacacaagggcatccACATTGGTAAAAGaaattgctaaagcttaaatcatacaTTTAATCCCACAATGAATAGTGGGATATTTCAATACCCCACTGTCACCAATTGATGGATCATCCAgacaaaaaactaaacagagaaataatgaaactaacagacattatgaatgATAATGGACCTAGCAGACATCTATAGACTAATTCacccaaatacacacaaatatatcttTTCATCAGCACCTCATGAAtcctctccaaaattgaccatatagttggtaaCAAAGCAAGCCTTGATAGatacaaaaaaattgaaataacaccttgtATCTTATCAAACCACCACGGATTAAGCTGGACTTGAACAACAACAAACCTACACCAGAAAGCCTACACACTCATTGAAATAGAACAACTCTCTACATAATAATCTCTGGGTcagggaaggaataaagaaagaaattaaagactttgtagaattcaattaaaataaaagtacaacatactcaaatttgtgggacacaatgaaagcagtgctaagaggaaagacCATAACATtaaatgcctccataaagaaattagaaagttctcataTAAGCAATTTataagtacacctgaaagctctagaaaaagaagcaaacacaccaaagaagagtagaagacaggaaataactAAAATCACTATTGaaatcagaaattagaaacaaagaaagcaatacaaagactcaatgaaaacaagagctgattctttgacacgataaaaaaaaaagagctgattctttgagaaaatcaacaagatagaaaaatctTTAGCCAAAGtaaccaaaagacagagagaaactatccaaataaacaaactcaaaaatgaaaagagagacagaaagatactgaagaaattcagagaatcatTATGTCTCATTTCAAAAGCCTATAATCCACAAATCTCAAccaaatggacaattttctagacgatattacttaccaaagttaaatcaagatcagataaaccatttaaacatctGTGGGTGTAACTGTaactaagcaaatgaaagatctgcttgacaagaacttcaagtatctgaaaaaGGAAATTGGAGAGGATATCAGATgatggataggtaggattaacatagttaaaatggccatcttactaaaGGCAACCTACctgttcaatgcaatccctatcaaaattccaacataattctttatAGACTtcaaaagagcaattctcagcttcatatgcaaaaacaaaaaccacaggatagccaaaacaatcttgaacaataaaggaacttcaagaggaatcaccattcctgacctcaagctgtactacagagcaatggtgataagaactgcatggtattggtatagaaacagacgcGTTAttaattgcatggtattggtatagaaacagacgcGTTATTAATGGAATTGAGCCAAAAACTcataaataaacccacacacctatgaagacttgatttttgataaagaatccAAAACTATACAGTGGGAAAattaaagcatcttcaacaaatggtgctggagtaactggatgtctacaagtagaagaatgcaagtagatCCATAGTTATAATCCCtcacaaaacttaagtccaagtggatcaaggacctgaacataaaactggatacactaaatctcatagaataGAAATGGAGTAATACCCTTAAATGCATTGGTAGAGGagcaattttctgaacagaacaccaatggctcagtctctaagatcaacaattgataaatgggacctcatgaaactgcaaagcttctgtaaggctaagtaAGGGCACTagcaataggacaaaacagaagacTACAGATTGGCAAAcaatctttaccaaccctaaatctgacagagagctaatatctaaaatttacaaagaaatcaagaagtcatacaccaacaacccaaatataccaattaaaaatgggatagagaactaaacagagaattttccatagaagaatcttgaatggccaagaaccACTTAATGTACCAGAAACCTAGGAGGTGAAAGGCTCTctggactcaaagggagggaccttagatgaaatgcccaacagtgggaagagggaacatgTAGTGTCTACCTCTAGTAGAAAGACCaggcatcaagtagagggatggggttgccatcccatagttAAAATTTCttacccagaattgtccctgactaaaagaactgcagggacgaAAAtgcagaagagactgagggaaaggaaatCGTGTGACCAGCGCATCTTGGGAGGGTGGGAGTTGGATGGGGGTAGGGTGTTGGAGGGTGGGGAGGTAACGACAGGACtctaaaaaaaagtaattatatttttaaaaaataaatgataaataaataaaaagtatgaaGATCTTGCTGTATCACTGGTTCCAAAACCTAATAGAAACATTTAAAGATAAGTCAAGCAAGGATGAAGAACTGACTCAGGTTACTAATTTGCTGAGAGCCTGGGCATAAAGAATTAGATTTCCTGAGGCTTTTTCTATGAAGTAGAATCTTCATAACTAGGAAATAAAAATCATACCCTACCTCATGGACAGTCAAGCTACATCTATCATTCTGAAGAAACTACAGAAGATGCTCAGAATCCTGGTAAAATTAAACTCATACACCTTCAAATTCTATTGTTTGTCATGTCCTTTATTTTCTCAGTCCATCACATGAGTGAAAAAGAGACTgttacatacagacagacacagacacacacacacacacacacacacacacacacatacacacacacacctcttttttTGCCCCACTCACATCCTTTTTCTCCAATGTTGTGACTTCTGAAACTCACTTAGTtgtacttgtttctctttttttgagtGTGATTTGTTCTTTTTCTAACAATCTGAgctatcggggttggggatttagctcagtggtagagtgcttgcctagcaagcgcaaggccctgggttcggtccccagctctgaaaaaagaaaaaaagaaaaaaaaaacaatctgagCTATCTAAaactgttgttttctttcttaaagtaATTGATGGCTTTACACTCTCCTCATTGTGCATAAAGTATAATCAGGTATGACTCAGACCAAATCAAGCATCACCCATTGGCTTTATCTCCCTTATATGCTGTACTTCAGATCATTAAAAAAAGTTAGTTCTTAAAAGAGACTGTATATGAGAAAATTAATGTAAAATCTTTTTAGATGTGAAAAAAATAGATGTATAAATAAAGGTAGGAAAGGTGGCCAGAGTTGTCTTGGTGCCAAAATGTGTGAAGTGAATAAAAGTTCAGTCCTTAGTCATTAGTCAAATGAAAgtcaaaactactctgagattccatcttatacTGGTCAGAATAGTTAAGTGCTGGGAGACTGGCTTGAAGCCTGTTGAAAGGGGACACAGAGTAagaccttggtgtgactttaaataCTGATGGTCTCTCTGGACTGTTCTATACTAATTCTGAAGGTTAAAAACCATTGTTTTAGGGAATTAACACCCGTAGCCTAACATGGGTGGGGAGTAAATTATGTagcctttgttctatctcagcaggaactgtgcatctctaactttcagcctgctagtcGAAGTCGCAGGAAGAAAAGGGGACACTTTGAAAGGTGATTTTAATGTTCATTTCTGTGTTATAAAAGTTGCCAATAAAAGCTATCTCAGTAAAAGGGAAAAACAGAATGAATGAGAAAGGAGGATAAGGGAAATCTGTCGCCCTCCTCTTTGTCGTCGGTACTTATACAtcttttcagaatacatgatagcttggtaaaaagttcatcacaagttcacacataaaatcaaatcataaatcaaataaattTACAACAGTGAATGTTTACCTGCATATACATTATCTGGCTAAGCATttatcacctgtcacagctccacaggtttattgagagttaaaaaccataactaagttattagtgaagttttgaatagataaactcagtcaatattttatcttctgtcttagcacctataataaatcattagttccctttttatgacctttggttaatggttAAACAACCGCTTGGAATGAGCTCTGAGTagtagaaagtctggttactatctagaagcaattaactcgtgacacatgggagactggcgaagttctcattgcagttttgactatcagaaaataCCCAATAGCAGTCCCACCATAAAAAAGCTTAATAAATACTGATGTAATTTtaagaattcttataggatcatcatgaAGAATTGAGCAGTCACCTATTTATCTAtacagcatcactacaagacagtacatcttcatagatctgctcaaaagggtaGGATAACACttagtggggggttggggatttagctcagtggtagagtgcttgcctaggaagcacaaggccctgggtttggtccccagctccgaaaaaaaaacacttagtgGCTGTCATATATGTTTCACAATAACAGCAAAatcatattaatagcaggaatctttcctaaaatgattttcttCTGGTTCTTGTCTGTAAGAGCAAATCTGTTGTGGACTATGATAATCTGAGGCAAActatctcaggaagatcacctgctagttattaatTTGCTGGCTCTTAACAGTTAATATCAGAAACTCAAGTGTTAGCACATGCTGGacaggatgtggagcaaagggaatactcctccatagttggtgggagtgcaaatttgtacaactactttggaaatcaatttggtggtttctcagaaaattgggactaatagttctacctcatgacccagccataccactcctgggcatatactcaaaagatgcttcacCAAACTACAAAGATATTGGctttcatagtagctttatttgtaatagccagaaactggaaacaagtccctcaactgaagaaaggataaagaaaacatggtacatctacacaatgaaatactattcagctatgaaagcATCATGAGtttggcaggcaaatggatggacatTGAGAATATCCTCAGTGACATAACCCAGTTctaaaaggacatgcacaatatGTATGCACTTCTAAGTGACTATTAGCTTTCAAATAGACCCACAGACCCAAGGAGGCTGGACAGGAAGAAGGGCATAAGCAAGGATACTTGAACTTCACATGGAAGGGCAAATGGGATGGCAAATGAAGGAAGGGGAGTGGATAGAAGAGGGGACTGAGAGGAAAGGGGGcaggggttcaggatcaggtcgGTGCAGGGAGGATCAGGCCATGAGAATGAAAAGAAATCTGAAGTCAATGGGGCAGGTGCATCTCCAGGAAGATATGAGAGTCAGAGACCTCAGAAAGGGGAGGCACCCAGGAATCAATGGGGATGTTCTTAGCTGCATCTCACAGCATTGAGTACATGGAGCCTGGGAAGGCTGCCTCCtgtggccaggcaggaaccccagtggagcaatagtgacactaacccacccacaaaacttttgacccaaaatttatactgtctacaagaaatgcagagattAGGGATGGAAAAGAGTTTCAGttaatggccaaccaataaccgacccaacttgagatccatccccaTGTTCCAGCACTAATGCCtgtcactattaatgatactttgttatgcttgtagacaggagtctagcatggctgtcctctgagagagccAACCCaccaactgactcagacagaggcagacacccacaaccaaacagtggATGTAGCCTGGGGACTCTTATGAAAAAATAGGAGGAATTATAGCCCATGAGAGGATAGaaactccactatgttcatatcagccttaattgtaatagccataagctggaaacaacccagatattcctcaaccaaagaattggtacagaaaatgtggtacatttacacaatggaatactattgagttactaaaaatgaggacatcatgaattttcaggcaaatggatggaagtagaaaatatcatcctgagtgaggtaacccagatccaaaaggacatgcatggtatgtattcacagataattggatattagctaaaatatacagaacacctaggatacaacccagacaataagaagtgtaacaagcagaaaggcccaagATAGGGTGCttaaatcccacttagaaagagaaacaaaataataatgggaagcagagggaaggagagacctgagtgggaaaggggagggggtgagaaAAAGGGGGCCAGATATGGGGGTGAGATAAAAAAGAAGCCTTGAGGGCCAAGAGAATGGATGAAAATGTGTAGCCACTGAGGGTAGGGTGTTGGGGAGAACCTGTAGAAaatcccagagacctaggatgtgagaggttcccaggactcgATATGGCAGCCTTAGCCAAAATGGCTAGCGGTTGGGAGATGGAGCCTGAAGTTTCCCCTCCAGTAGTTAAACAAGCCCCTCAGTGATAGGATGGAGTCACCAACTCACCTTCAGCATTTTTGACCCAAAtttttcctgtccaaaagaaattcaaggacaaaaatagagcagagattgaaggaatgagTGCTCAGTgtctggcccaacttgggatccatcccatgggcaggcaccaaacctGGACACTACTACTGACAGTAAACAGTAGCCtaccatggctgtcctctgagaggctctaccagcagctgactgagacagattcacagccaagcattggacctCAATGTAagggttaggggaaggattgaaggaaatgACAGGGATGGCAACCCTATAGCAAGACCAATGGAGTCAActaggagctcccagagactaagctgcCAACCGaagagcatacatgagctggtccaAGGTCCCTAGCACATTTGAAGTGGAGGACTAACTGCCTTGTTGGGACCTAGTGAAAGAGGATTtgcctaatcctatagagacttcATGTCCCAGAGAAGGGATATACCCAGGAAGGGCACCCTCTTAGAGGGGAGATAAGGTGAAGGATTCTGGAGTGGGGGACTGGCTGAGAAACAttttggatgtaaataaataagtaagtaatttAATTAGGCTGAAAGTGAAATAATGAAAAGGTATATATACCAATAGTCGAATAAAACCCGGAGCAGCTAAGGGTTTTAATATCAGACAGTCTTAATCTCAGAGCAGAGGTTAATAGCacaaatacagaaaattattTATTGATAAAAGCTTTATCATGAAGTTAGAAACAGTGTGACAGAAGAACCCAAAACACTTCTGTCCCAAGTAATAAAACTATTAGACACAGGAAGAGAAACTGATATATGTACAAGGCAAAGTAAACTGGTTTGTCACAGTGGAGTATCTCTACGGTGTGAAAAGTGCCCAGgactatctatatctatatctatatctatatctatatctatatctatatctatatctatatctatatctatatctatatctatctatctatatatgtgtgtgtatgtatgtatgtatgtatgtatgtatgtatgtatgtatgtatgtatatagtcaGTGAGAAATGAAAACCAGACCAGGGTGAAAGGATCTCAGTAAGACTGAGGATGAGACAGGTTTACTACAAACAATCAGACTTTATATACCCCTATCAGAAACAGAATATAAAGGCAATTGTCCAGGAAGAATACAATTGTAGTTGCCAGGATACAATGTCTGCATGCTGTACAGAGTATCTAATATTAATGCCTCAGAGTAATCGTCCTGTCGATTTTCTACACGCTTTGCTGACTTCTAGGGCACACAGAGCCTGAATGCTTCACTGCCTGAGGGAATGCCTCAgtttctcaggaactgaaaggcaCAGGGTTCCCTGGAGCCATAGACTCTAAGAAAGCTAGACCAGGAAAAATCCATAATTCCTGCAATCAATGACAAAACAAGCTGGGAAATGTCTAATTtcccatttaaaaattatttaaaaatttaaagattaagTATTTAAAAGTTAAGTAATGCTTTCCTAAGTAACTCATCAAATAAATCAATGGGAATGTTAATGAGCATGAGGCAGCACAGATGTGTGAAGCAGTAGTTAGAGTAGTTTGTAGGGTTTTGCCTCTGCAGTAAAGAAAACAGTGCAGGCCATCCCCAATGCCACTGTCACTCAAGGAGCAGCAGGGGGCATCTCCGGAGCTGAGCAGGAGTTAGGAATGATAAGGATTCAATTCTGAGTCCCTTCCTATCAGTGAATGTAGGGGTGGTAAAAGCCTGTAGAAATCACATTAACTGATGCTGAGAGTATGAAGAGTAAAACCACAATGAAAACTGTGTTATGAAACTCAACATCCACATACCCTGAGACCAAGCAAAGACACTCAGAGTCACTtattacaaggaaagaaaagcatgGTAGAGGATTGGTATGATTATTTATGGAAGCTGGATAATAAAATGTGTTATAGCCATAGAACCTGGTGCTTAccaaaatagaaaagaacaaagTACTGGTTACACAAGAGAACAGGAGTGAATCTTTAAATATTGTTAAACagcaggaaagatggctcaacagttaagaacacttacttcTCTTGCAAATGATCTAGTCTCTATTTGCCCACTGAAATGTTGCCTCACAGCCATCTGGTACTTCATTCCAGGGCATCTAACACCATTTCCTGACCACCAAGGCCACCAGGTATGcttgtggtacacatacatacattcagtcaaaacattcatacatacaaataaaaagcaCTGTGCTATTAAAGAGCACACACGTCAGAATGTGTGTTGCATGATGCCATGTTTACAAAGTTCTATAACACACAAAACCGAACTGCAGCTGAAATATCAGGATAGCAATGACTACTAGAAAGGGCACTGGTAACATCAGATCTCACAGGTTGAGCAGCCCTGGGTAAAATGTCCAACATTGAAAGCCACTCTCTCTGCAGAGACTTGCATTATATAGTTGTATGTATTTGCCAATACTCAGGAAATGATACCGTGACTCATCCATTTCACTGTCTTAAATTTTTTCCTTAAGAATCCCAGGCCAGAAAAACCTATAAATAAATGCTTGCCTCTGATATGCATATGAAACTATTTAAGGAAGACTGAATTAATAATTGCAGCTTGTTTTGAAATGAGTGAAACAGAAGGGCATGTGGATAAATATATTAGGAAGTGGTTATAGAGCAAGAATTCAACAACAGAGGAAGGGGGACAAGGACACAGCTGCCCAGCTAAAACCTGTCTAATTCACTATGCTTGACCTCTTTCAGTAAGGCACTGTGGACATTAAACTCTGGATACAGGGTAGAAAACACATCTCAAGACCAAATGTGTAGGACCAGTGAGACATCTCCAGTCTTATTGCAAAGACTGATAACCTGCTTTTAATTCTAACAGCCCACATCTTAGAAAAAAAAGCTATTTCCTGTAACCTGATCTCTGAAGAACACGGACACCATGACATTGACAGGTGCAGCTGTACACTCATGCTTGTAGACTGAGTAGAGGGCATTGGACCATTCATGGTGGCTTTCCAAGATCAAGAGTATATATTTGAGGAGATAAAACAATCATGACATGGCAGAGAGTTGGTCAAAACAAGTGTCTTGGAGCAAGTGATTAGCAAAGAAATCGAGGTCTTCAAAAAGCAGCTACACCAGCAGATTCAGAGATGAAGAATCACAGATGCAGGTGTGCATTGGGAAGTTGATGGCAACAGAATCAAACAACACCAGGTTTATCATAGCCTAGAGGAAACTGtgtggaggagggaagagagtcTAGGAGGATGCTGTGGACAGTGGCATTCAGAGGCCAGAGGGAGACTGACCTCCTACTCAGGATGCCGAGGCTTCTGTCCAAACCAAGAAAACGCTGGCATCCTCCACTATGATGGCAAAGCATCCCAACTGGAGAGGAACAGGTGAGTCAACCCACACCTCCCTGGGCATTGCTGCTATGAGAATCAGATTGcttgttctctctcctctcagagGTGTAAGGACCATGGTGCTACTGGACACAGTTCTCAAGTCCAAGCTAAGAGGAGTTCGTCGAATATTGGGGTCTGTGTAATTTTCTCCAATGCATGATACCAAAAGTCTCTACATCAGAGATAGGTACCCAGAATATAAACCCACAGTAAGCCTCAAACCTGGATGGCCACACATCCTAAGGAAATGGCCAGTGGGTCCTCCAAAGGGAGCACAGTACATGTACATCTGCCACATAAATTAACTTTCTACTCTTTGACATGACATAAGATTCTCATCATACACCCCAAATAGTTTATCAACAGCTGAATCAAATCACATTTGTGCCTTCTGCCTGCTCAATGGAAACAGGGAAATAACTTTCTGAGGGCTACTTTGACATCCTTGTTCCTCAGAGAATAAATGACGGGGTTCAGAGTAGGGCTGACTGCTGTGTACAATAAGGTAACCAGCTTGCTATTCTCCAAGGAGGATCCAGAACCAGGCTGCAAGTAGGTGTAGATGACAGTGGAGTAGTACAGGATGACCACCACCAGGTGGGCAGAGCAGGTGGAGAAGGCGCGCTTCTTGCCCTCTGTGGAGCGGATGCGCAGGATACTGGCAATGATGAAGCTGTAGGATATCATAGTGAACACGAAGTTGACCACACCAAAATAAACATCTGCAAGAACTATCATAATGTTGTTGAGGGTAGTTGGGCTGCAAGACAGAAGCAGCAGTGTTGGGACTTCACATAAAAAGTTACGAATTTGGTTGGGGCCACAGAAATTGAGTCGTGCCATCAGGCCAGTGTGCACAGATGTGTTAGCTATGCCAATCACCCACACAATGCCTGCAAGCAGGACACAGATTGGCCAGCTCATCAGCATGCTGTAGTGCAGTGGatggcagatggccacatagcggtcataggccatgacagtgagcagcagcagctcagcTGCCAAAATCCAGGTCATGAAGAAGATCTGGGTCAAGCATCCCTTGTAAGAAATGTGGCTGCTCTTACCCACCAGACCCTCCAGCAGCTTGGGAAGAACAGTGGATGTACAGACAATGTCCAAAAGAGCCAGGTTTGCAAGGAGGAAATACATGGGAGTGTGAAGACTTGGGTTGAGGGTGATAGCTATGATAATGAGGGTGTTTCCTGCAAGAGCCAGGATGTAAAGAAGTGAGAAAAAGACCAAGAAGAGAGCCTGGAGCCTGGGATCTCCAGAGAGTCCCTGCAGGACAAACTCTACCACAGTTGTGTAGTTGCTTACTGCCATTTGAAAGTAAGTCCTGGAAGTTACACAGCTGGGGATGATCAAGGAGACACAGGGCATTGGGCAGCCATCATTTCACACAGGGTCCAGCCAGCTGTGAGTAGGAATCCTTGTCATGGGTACTGTTGCTGTAGAAATGATAACATCATCTATCAACATAGTGTGACAATGTGAGCATGAATTCTACAATCTGAATATAGTACACCCAGAACAGAAAAAAACCCTGCTTTTGATGGGCAGTATCCTGCTACCACTTCTATTTGCTTTAACATAGATCATGTCCAAAGATGCCCTGAGAACTGGAGCTTTGCTAAGCATGTATACCAGCCAGCCAAGGCATACCAAGGAGCAGTCTGTTCAGCAGCATAGACTTTTTGGACCTAGAGAGAACCATCCTTATCAAGGGGTGGGCCAGCGTtctcagaggcaggcaggaaaacAGTTTGGTCAAGCATGATTGGCGATATGGAGTGGTTTAGAATATGGAGAAGTTATACCATAGTGTCTCTTTTGTGAACACTACACTTTCTATTTCTCCACTGCCACCCTAAGTCACTCCCTGTGTATGATAATCTCAGTGAGTCCAACAGGTATCACTCACTTCCCCAGGAAGGCGTGTGCctgtcagagaaaaaaaatcaggctgtGCCAAGGCTGGAAACAACATGAAAGGCATGGACCCAGCTTCAAACCAGGTCCTAAATGTCTAGGCTATCACTCCTGTGCAGCTTCAAGTCTGTCTTTCCTTTacctcatacacatatatatctctAATCATCCAGGATTCTCCAAGCATATGTGCCTCTTAGGCAGAGAAGAATTCTGACTGATCAGCATGCAGAGAAAAGAGCTCT is part of the Rattus norvegicus strain BN/NHsdMcwi chromosome 1, GRCr8, whole genome shotgun sequence genome and harbors:
- the Or13a19c gene encoding olfactory receptor Olr299: MAVSNYTTVVEFVLQGLSGDPRLQALFLVFFSLLYILALAGNTLIIIAITLNPSLHTPMYFLLANLALLDIVCTSTVLPKLLEGLVGKSSHISYKGCLTQIFFMTWILAAELLLLTVMAYDRYVAICHPLHYSMLMSWPICVLLAGIVWVIGIANTSVHTGLMARLNFCGPNQIRNFLCEVPTLLLLSCSPTTLNNIMIVLADVYFGVVNFVFTMISYSFIIASILRIRSTEGKKRAFSTCSAHLVVVILYYSTVIYTYLQPGSGSSLENSKLVTLLYTAVSPTLNPVIYSLRNKDVKVALRKLFPCFH